One genomic segment of Coffea arabica cultivar ET-39 chromosome 6e, Coffea Arabica ET-39 HiFi, whole genome shotgun sequence includes these proteins:
- the LOC140009646 gene encoding replication protein A 70 kDa DNA-binding subunit D-like produces MNFITFDRLLPGIKNWAVTVQVIDKQKPQVSKKGRRYLKLLLADEKANKIDALIYGSDIDFFRNHFQIYRRFVVSNARLQYADDPLTLEQKTCTMIIDNSTIVEPLDEQQPPLLPPLYQFTPFKKLCHHIDTNSDLDVIGIVVHVNPQSTKGATPIRDIVLTDQSSMAIILTLWGEHATDEGQIIAETIHTQPLIAALRVKATSYGTITLSTKFASCILINPPLQEGPPLRQWAAKNNEAITKAITEKTYENPLELLPPPDAEDITHIGAIVTAPQKKAFWIQGTPKLLDRSQKLWYHACPFCHKSIRSTPEYKITCLSCHRRIHVVARPRITVDFTDWSGNITLDLYGKDAQQLLPYKISEIQQQESENNIPYRAIEECISDNTIICFIKKAPYSYEPSATQKYTAIVAHKIYLAEQGSRLTGAAGSSSA; encoded by the exons ATGAACTTCATAACCTTTGATCGCCTGCTCCCTGGAATCAAGAATTGGGCAGTTACCGTTCAAGTCATCGACAAACAAAAACCTCAGGTATCAAAAAAAGGAAGGAGGTATCTCAAATTACTTCTGGCCGACGAGAAG GCAAACAAGATTGATGCTCTCATCTATGGCTCAGACATCGACTTCTTCagaaatcactttcagattTATAGGCGATTTGTAGTATCAAATGCAAGGCTTCAGTATGCAGATGATCCCTTAACTCTTGAGCAAAAAACATGCACTATGATTATTGATAACTCGACTATCGTTGAGCCTCTAGATGAACAGCAACCACCACTTCTTCCACCACTCTACCAATTCACTCCATTCAAAAAGCTGTGTCATCACATTGACACTAATTCTGATTTAG ATGTGATTGGTATTGTTGTCCACGTCAATCCACAATCAACCAAAGGAGCAACTCCAATCAGAGACATTGTACTCACAGATCAAAG TTCAATGGCAATCATCCTTACACTCTGGGGAGAGCATGCAACAGACGAAGGACAAATAATTGCTGAAACAATTCACACTCAGCCATTAATTGCAGCTCTCAGAGTTAAGGCGACATCATATGGCA CTATAACTCTTTCGACAAAATTTGCTTCCTGCATCCTAATCAACCCACCACTACAAGAAGGTCCACCTCTGAGGCAATG GGCAGCTAAAAATAATGAGGCAATCACCAAAGCCATTACTGAAAAAACATATGAAAACCCATTGGAACTTCTTCCACCACCAGATGCAGAAGACATAACCCACATAGGTGCCATCGTGACTGCTCCACAG AAAAAAGCATTCTGGATACAAGGAACACCCAAACTTCTGGACAGAAGCCAAAAACTCTGGTATCATGCTTGCCCTTTCTGTCACAAATCCATTCGCAGCACACCTGAGTATAAAATCACCTGTCTCTCCTGTCACCGTCGTATCCATGTTGTAGCAAG ACCAAGAATAACTGTTGATTTCACGGATTGGAGTGGTAACATTACACTTGATCTATATGGAAAAGATGCTCAGCAGCTCTTGCCATATAAAATCTCAGAAATTCAGCAACAAGAATCGGAG AATAACATTCCTTATAGAGCTATAGAAGAATGCATCAGCGACAACACCATTATCTGCTTCATAAAAAAGGCACCTTATAGCTATGAGCCTTCTGCAACTCAAAAATACACAGCTATAGTTGCTCACAAGATCTATCTAGCTGAACAAGGTAGCAGACTGACAGGAGCAGCAGGAAGCAGCAGCGCTTAA
- the LOC113695615 gene encoding 26S proteasome non-ATPase regulatory subunit 1 homolog B-like isoform X2, whose product MLGTLWFWHWVSFSYVQTLQIVSLLSESYNPHVRHSPALMFGISCAGTGLSEAISLLEPLTSDVPAIPLLMHSVVTSFAHGQFCNW is encoded by the exons ATGTTAGGCACACTGTGGTTTTGGCACTGGGTTAGTTTCTCTTATGTTCAG ACTCTTCAAATCGTCTCCCTGCTCTCTGAATCATATAATCCACATGTTCGTCATAGTCCAGCTCTTATGTTTGGCATATCATGTGCTGGGACTGGTCTGAGTGAGGCCATATCATTGCTGGAGCCTTTGACATCAGATGTGCCAGCGATTCCCCTGTTGATGCATTCAG TTGTTACAAGCTTTGCTCATGGACAATTTTGTAATTGGTAG
- the LOC113695615 gene encoding 26S proteasome non-ATPase regulatory subunit 1 homolog B-like isoform X3 yields the protein MLGTLWFWHWTLQIVSLLSESYNPHVRHSPALMFGISCAGTGLSEAISLLEPLTSDVPAIPLLMHSDSWCCRKEIRTGAL from the exons ATGTTAGGCACACTGTGGTTTTGGCACTGG ACTCTTCAAATCGTCTCCCTGCTCTCTGAATCATATAATCCACATGTTCGTCATAGTCCAGCTCTTATGTTTGGCATATCATGTGCTGGGACTGGTCTGAGTGAGGCCATATCATTGCTGGAGCCTTTGACATCAGATGTGCCAGCGATTCCCCTGTTGATGCATTCAG ATTCATGGTGCTGCAGAAAAGAAATCAGAACTGGAGCTCTTTGA
- the LOC113695615 gene encoding 26S proteasome non-ATPase regulatory subunit 1 homolog B-like isoform X1, translating to MLGTLWFWHWVSFSYVQTLQIVSLLSESYNPHVRHSPALMFGISCAGTGLSEAISLLEPLTSDVPAIPLLMHSDSWCCRKEIRTGAL from the exons ATGTTAGGCACACTGTGGTTTTGGCACTGGGTTAGTTTCTCTTATGTTCAG ACTCTTCAAATCGTCTCCCTGCTCTCTGAATCATATAATCCACATGTTCGTCATAGTCCAGCTCTTATGTTTGGCATATCATGTGCTGGGACTGGTCTGAGTGAGGCCATATCATTGCTGGAGCCTTTGACATCAGATGTGCCAGCGATTCCCCTGTTGATGCATTCAG ATTCATGGTGCTGCAGAAAAGAAATCAGAACTGGAGCTCTTTGA